The sequence below is a genomic window from Melospiza georgiana isolate bMelGeo1 chromosome 6, bMelGeo1.pri, whole genome shotgun sequence.
TATCTGAGTCTGCTTGCTGCACTCCAAAGATCACCTCAGCCGCAAAGATTTCCGTGTCTTTCTTCAGGAGAAATTTGCAGGAGCGGCTGCTAGGCTGAAACACTAAATGCCAGTGGGGAGACCGAGGTAAAAGCAACCAGGCTGTTCTCATGAATCGACAGAACCAGTGGACAGTTTTCTTCACATCTAGATAGGAGCCAGTGCAGAGGGTGTGCAGGAGGCTGGGgtcctgtttccttctcagctcctcctcaggGTGGTGGAGGAAACATAGCATGTCCTCCCCCAGCCTCTCCCTCGTGCAGGTGCACAGCTGCTCCACACGGACACAGAACTTCCTCTGCAGCATCCCCGCAGTGTCCAGCTCCAGGTGGAAGGCATGTCCTGGAGGGGGACTCAGGGGTACAAGCATGCAGTACACAACATCTTGTGTACAGGAACTCCAGCCTTCAAAGCCGCTGCCCACTCTGATGGCTTGTTGTGGCACCGGGTAGAAGCTGTTGGACAAGCCTTGTCCAATGATGCGTATGAGTTTGTCCATCAGGTCTGTAATCACGGAGCAGCCTTTCTCCAGATCCAGAACAGGCAACTCTATGTACAGCTCTGAAAGGCTTTCAAGGTTCCTCTTGATGCTGTGGCGGTCATCGTCTTCATTTGCATCGCTTTTGGCCTCTCCATTTCCAGCAGCATTGACGTCCTCCACTTCCTCATCGTTGTTTACGTCTTCCTTTGCATCATCATAGCCTTCTTTTGCTTCACGTCCAAGGCTGTTTGAGGACCTCTCCTTGTGGCCACTGTTGTCTGGATCACGTCTAATTTTCTTGTGTCCAAAGTACAGTGccaagagaaggaggaggattCCAGTCAGAGCCGAGAAGTGCCACAGAAGCggagctccccaggccccacgGCTCTGCTCCAGCTTCGTGTGCTCCAGCTCCAGAGTGAACCGAgtcatctgctgctccaggtaCTCGGCACGCTGCTGCATACGCTCCAGCGCGGCCTCATCCAGCCCATCGCCGGCCTGCTGTGGGTACTGGAGGAGGGCTTGCGCAAGCAAGAAAAGGAGCTGAGCAGCCAGCATGGCCTTAAGGAGGTGAGCAGGGGTTGagtggggatgggagggaggTGCTGATAAGGGAAGTGGGGACAGGAGCCCCAGGGATCTGATGGCCGGAAAGCGGGGCCCAGGCAGCTGACAGGCTGCGAGGCCTGTGCCGCTGTCCCAGCCACTGCACCGTGCCCTGCCAAAGACACTCCCGTGAGGGACCGGCCTCTGGATGCACGGTGAGAAGCGGCTGCTCGGGGTACTTGCGTTTCTGCTGTGGGCCTGGTTCCACGTtcagcacagcctcctgtgTGCGTGCACGCTCGCCGCTCACCGAGGCTGTACTGGGGCAGCGCTCCGTGCCACTCGGGTTGATAGCTGCCCCCATTGTGACACGGGCGCTGTGATGTCACAGGTGCCACAGGGCATCCCggccaggccagccctgccctccgtCTCGACCTCAGCTCTGGGACTCCTAATGGCCCCGGGCAACCAAAGGCCTGATATGTGGGAAGAGCAGTTGCCTGGGTGGTGAGAGGACCCCTCCCCTGCACCCAGGGGTTCCCTTGATAAAACAGGCAGATGCCCTCCCCCCAACCCTTTTCAATCTGAAATTGGGTGACATGACCCAGGAATGCTTTGTTCCTGAAAATCTCCTGCTGTGAGATGAAACCGGTCCACTTGGTGCTGACCTGTGTACTTGGAGgggggggtggggtggggtgagTGTGCTCTTGGGACCTAAGTGGCACCCCTGGGTGTGTAGTGCTGAATATCCTAGTGGTGACATGGGGCTTCCAGCATAGTGCTGAACATGCTGGTGGTGacattcctgctgtgctgctgtgagagGACCTTGACTCCATGGAGATATTTCCCAGGGGTGATGGGCAGGTGTGGGGGCTGATTTCCAGTGGGCAACTCCTGCTGCTGACAAAACACAGTGTTCTGCATGTCCGACAAGTTCATTTCTGCTGTGCCAAACCCTGGAGAGGGTCTGGGATGAGCAGGATCTGCACTGTCCTCAGGCAACACAAGGAGGCACAGCAGCGGTGCCTCTTGCTtggtccctgcccagccagagctgccagggagtTTCAGAGCCCATGTGAAGTGGCCAGCAAGGCCTGGGAGTGCAGCGGGCACACAGGGTGAAAATAATCTTGGTAGCCACCATGGTCTTCGGTGGCTGCTGCACCAGGGAGATCATTAAGAGGACCAATCTTGCTGCTCACAAATTTTCCATTCCTTGCTGAGTCCCACatcttcccctctttttttttgtactatCTGGTCAGGTGAATGCCATCAAATTCCAGTAGTGTCTGCACAGTGTATCTGTATCCACAGCGGTCTAAAACTCGAGTACTACCTAATTTAGCAGGCATTTTCTGTTCAGTTCATTTCCTGCTTCCTGACCACTTTGACTTGGATGTTCAGGGACAATATGGCTTTTACTTACCATGTCTTCATTGCCCATATGGTGTCTTATGTTTCTAAGTTGCCTTACCACAGTATCTTTAGATCCTGCATTGTAGAGTAGGAATGAATGATAAAGTTGAGGGTTTAGCAAGTTTCATATCCTGTCAATCATGTTTTTGAGCTCCTGCTTCACAGCAAACTAACTTGGAGATATTTCCTGCATGCCAAACAGGTGCTGTGGCATCTCTCATTAAAGAATCTCCAACTGCTAACTTCTGAGGTGTTTTCCTGGTGACACTGGGTCTAAGATGGGGTGGGGTCTGATGTGGCTCAGCTTTAAGTACTTGGCTTTTCCTGGATCGGGTCACTTTCTCAGGTCCTCTGAATTCCCCAATCCCAGATTACAATGTCACTGTTGGTTCACTTCTTCTAAGTGCTGCTGACATCCTGACAACTCCATGTCCTGATGCACCAGCAGAGCCCTAAGAGCAGGACATGGAAtagaataaaagaataaaagaataaCAGCTCTcattgctgttgctgctgcaaGACATTCCTACGCATGGATCCCCAGGCCACACAAATCTTGTCCAGGATTGTCTGCTCCATGTGCTGTACAGGACCATTCATCTGTTGTGCACAGCAGTAAGGGGTGACAAATTTCCCAAagtgccccagggcaggacatTTCAGAGAGCCTTATTTACAGCATCAGAGAAGCCAGAGCCCACCAGAGCATcctttctgctgcagcactCTCTGCCCACAATTCCTGACAAAGTGATGCACAAACACTCACAGACACAGCATTTGTTCTAGCACAATATTCATTGGCAACTTTGTCCTGAGAGAAGCTCCCCGAGGGAGCAACAGCAACTCCCTGAGGGAATGGACTCTCCCAAATATGGAGGGCATTCACTGTCTAGGTGGTAATATGAATCCTGACTTACAGGCTCCTTGCCATGGCCTCTTCACAATTGTTCTTTATAAGTGAGCATTGCAGACAGAACACAGTAGTTTGGGGGGTGAGGGGAATAGGAACTATGAATTTTGTGTTTATGAACTGTATTTCTGTAAGATGTATTTACTGCATTTATTTACTCTGTATTTATGAGCCATAGTTCATACATGAACTGTGTATTCTGAATTCAGAATATGAATTTTGCAAACCTAGCCCCAAATCTGCGTTTAGGAATGTTGTTACAATTTCTGGACTGTAAAGAAAATCAATGTGTAAGCTTTTCTAAAGCCATAATTGAGACACGTGCTATTTTCTTGCCCCATCAGCAGCAGAATTAGCAATTTTCCTGCAAGCATGATGCACATCTTCCCATTTCTTTTCAGAGAAATGCATCATTTCATGCTAAGTTTATGAAAGAAATTACTTACAGGACATGGGTGCTACAGCTGTGGCAAATATGAGAATACGACAGTTGGTTAAAAAACTGAGCACTTCACACAGCAAACAACAGAAGTGTTCAGGGGATCACTTTTTATCTCAACTTTCCCACATTTATTAAGGTGTCTGATGAACAGAAAGCAAAGGGTGGTGCTGTGCCACCCTCCTATCTGAAGGTCTGTCCAAAGTGCTGAAATGATGTACAGGAGTGTCAGAAATGGGAGACCATATTTTTATACAGAGATGGAGGGTCAGAGCCAACCCTTTGTGATGGGGAGTGAAGGTGGGAGGGCACATGAACAGGGTAACATCTGAGACAGGAGGTGTATCATGGCAATagagaatgaatgaatgaatgaatgaatgaatgaatgaatgaatgaatgaatgaatgttGTCATTCAGACTGAGCTTCAGTTAAGAGACCCAGTTAATTAAGACCAGAACTACctgcttttgaaaaataaaagacaggaaaaaaattttggTGAACAGCATTGCATTTGCTTCCCAAAGAAAGAATGAGAAATAGGAATCCAGATGGAACACAAAATTAATTGTGGCTTTTATTTCTGGAGAGTTTTAATTGCAATACACAGCAGCCTACATGCAATGTCCCAGATCTGTGAAAGCACAGGTTTAAGTAAAAATGCTAATTTCTTACAAAAGAGACATTGCAATTTTCTTCTTAAGAATGAAATTGTACAAAGCAGAAGATGCTGATagcatacatacatatatatttccAGAATCTTTAGTACCTGTTAAAACTAAGGCAGAAGCACTGAAGGAAGAAGAGACTGAGTAAAGCCTGGGATACTGCAGGGAGTTTTCCTGAAGGAGTGGTATTTACATGTATGGCAACAAGGAGATGTCATACCACTTCTCAAATGAATATTTTACTCTCCATTCTTTTTCACTGGCTCTGGATGTTTTTCAGCATTTGCTGTAGAAGTGTTCTCTGCATAAATTTGTGGGATAGAGAATGGGTGGTTTAAGACTACAGAATATTCCCATGGCCTCTATATCCCTCCCATGGTATTTTTCTCTGTCTAAGGCTGTTTAAAACCTTAATCTGCCTTGGACCAAAAAAGCTTTCAGTGTGGAGATGCATCTAGATGCTATATTAAAAACAGTTAATTTCCAACTATTTGAAACTCACTGATAAAGCAGGCTGCTAAAATATTGccaaaattttcttcttaaactGCAGTAGCTGAGACTTCAAGATCTGCATgggatatttttaaatgttggtCTTATACAGAGTTGAGACGCTACAGTGGTGAAAAAACAACTTTAAGATAATCAGGTGAACACTAGGTAGATATCTCCCTAGAGTGAGTTACATTTTAACCATGAAAGGATGGCCTAAGGCAGCAAATGAATGGGTCAGGAAGATGGAAACTGAAATTTTATTAGTCTCTTTCATCTCTTTCATCAGTTTTCATCtctcctgattttttttgtggttatcaattttatatttttggaaGCTCCTTCTACAGTTCAGTGATTGTAACTAGCAATGCAGTGTACAGACACTGAAAACTGTCCTCTTCAGGGTCagtcacagagaaaaataatttgttattaCTGGCAGACTAAGCCTGCAGCCAATGTTGTGTGCAAAAAGTACGTCTGAATTTGGTCCTAATTTTCCCTAGTATAGTACTTCATGTTGATGTATATGTCATGCATTAAACTGCTGGTCTCATAACCCTATTTTAATGGTGACTGCAAAGCTAGAAACCTTGGATTTATTGAGATCTCCTATATGGAGGTCTACAAGCATGTTGCAATATTGggatatttttgcattttccttcataatttttgcaattttattttaaaaatatgtaacagGATCGATAATTAAATGTCAAAACCCAAGATTTAATCCTCCAAGAACTAGGTGCACATGGTTCAACCCAGTGTTTTAATGCTTGGTATCTTCTCAGGTTTAGGAAACAATGCTGAAGGGTAATGGTTTGTGCAAAATTTCATTGAGAGTTCAGAGTGCTTTGCAGGCACAATTGTCTGAGTTTCTTGTTCAATCATCTGAAtttcttctctcccagctcctacCCTTTAACAGCTGGTCTGACCTGGTTGTCCAGACTCTCACCAAAAGAAGGAAGAGATGGTTTCCACCCCAGAGGGCATAAAATCTGGATCTAAAATAGGTGAGTTACTTTTCCCCAGGTGACTACAGAGGAAGTATGGGAAATTGTGTTACACGAGGACCTAGCTTTATGGCCTTCTGAGATCATGAGGTGAATCAGTCTCTTCATGTATGAGAGAAGTCCTACAGCTGAGTCTGTGCACCATCACCATCACAGTTCTTCAAGGTTGAGTATTTTTACCTTagtttgaaattaatttctgataATGTAAATTCCTGTGAAATTGACTGGAAGATTAATGTGCCAAAAGACTTGTTTGGTCCAGCAAAGACCAAACAAGTGCCTCTGTTTTCAAAAGATGCATTGCCAGAGAAGACAGCATAGAACCAAGGTTGGGTTTTGCCATGGAGCATAGGTTTTTTTAACTGTAGATTAAAAATGAGAactgctgaaaataatttttaaaatatgactTAAAACACATGGGCATGGGTTTATGCATGGAAGCTAGAGGGGGTAGGAAGGAGATAAATATGTAGATTGAAGGCAGATGTAGATTTCTGAGTTGCATCTAAATGAGCTAAAACCTGTTAGCTTGTTTAAAGTGTAGTCTTGGTCCCCTGTTCCAGCTGCAGTCATCTTCATTTTTTACCTTGGGATCTGCCAGCCAAATGGACCTGTCCTGTAGCTGTGTGGCCTCCAGGTCATCTGATGGGAGTGCAGGGAATGTGTGTGGCCAGGCCTTGGGTGAAAAGGACATTTTGGTAGCACGTGCCTGTGTTAGATAAGGTGTACACTGCACTTGTGCTCCTCACCTTGGTGGACTGGTGAGTTGGACTGATTGTTGGAGGCTACATCGTGGCTGTAGTACTGGGTAAACACACAGCTGCTTGTAGCTGTGGACAGGATGGTAACATTTCATCTTCACTGAGAGTTTTCAGGGttacacagcaaaagaaaagcatGAGACCTATTAAAGAACAGAAGCCTGGCTGTCATTTCAAGGTGACAAGTGACCTCCCAGCTAGGCTGTATCTCCAAATGTTGTTGCTAGACTTTTGATTAATGGTACTGTACTTGTACTATGCAGTTTGGAAACTCAACGTATCAGACATGCAAAAGCAATAAAGACTTAACCTGCTCAAGAGGGAGAGACAATAGAAATACTTCTGGGTTTTCCTGATCATTCAAAAAACTGAATAGTTGAGCATCTAGGAGGAAAGATATTTTATGTTCTGAAAGGGTGAAGAGGATCAGCTGATTATAACAAGGTGAATGGAACTGTTTTTTTAGCTTATGTTGGTAAATTGTAGCTCACAACCCCATGAACTGATCTGTAAGCCTTTTCTAAATATGTTCTACCTGTCATAAAAGGTATTATTTGTTTGGACATGTGATTTAAAGAAGCAAAATTTAGCATAAGATCTCAAAGTCTCtgcaaatacaaatatttaagtCAAAACAAGATGGCTTAATGGAGTAGCAAGGActttctttctccatctttcaaTACTTACACTTTCCCATATGATATTGCCATCAGCTGCTGAGCTAAATCTGAAAAAGGCTTTTGGGAGGGAGGGCAATGAGAGACAGAGACAGGCAGTATCAGAGTTAGGTACTGAGTTATTAGTATGCTGATACTGTTAGATACTGAGTTATCATTATTGTTAGATACAGAGTTATTAGTGTTCTGTGAATACTAATAAAAGTACACCTCAGGATATTTCCCACAATTATGTATTTGAATGAAACATGAAATCTCTTTACCTCTGCCCAATCTCCTTCAAAGCTGGAGTtctgttaatattttaataaaagaatttcctgggaaaaatataaaaataaaaaaaggaagaaagactGAGTTTCAAACAACAATTTTGCAGAAGGTACATTGTGAACTTGTAAATATTTGTACTGAAAATATGTGCTGAGTTGTGTTAGCAGACCATGCTCAAACAGCAGTTACAGATACTTCATTGTCAAAATGTAAGGATGAGTTCCATGAAGCTCCACAGAGGATTGCTATAGGTCTCATAGTACTCATTAATGGGTTGGATGATGACACAAAAAGAATCATTATTAAATTTGCAGATAATTTCAAGCAGCAAGAGACTACAAGTATTGTAGAGGAGATGATTAAAATACAGTGATCTTGATAAATTGCAGGTATGATCTGAAAAGTGTGGGTAGAATTCAGGATGAATAAGAGCTACATTTAGACAGGAGCAAGAAactgcagaaacacagaacaGCAAGAAACTCTTCTCAAAGAAATTCTGTGGGAAAATATTTAGCAGGCTTCCTAGAACACAAATTGAACAGAATGAAATAATGCTGAGCTAGTGCAAAACAGGAGaatgctgccctgggctgtctTTGCAGGTGCAgactgctctgctcagcactggtgaggctggtGTGTACAGCAAAAGAATGGTAAGGCATTGAATAAACAGGCtgtaaggaaagaaaagttaTCATGTCTAATCTGAAAAAATGGGTAAAAGACTTTAAATGTGAAATTCTGCTCCTAAGAGAACAGTAGTAATCTGCTTTCTACATCTAAAATGGAGGACAAGAAATAAAGGACTCCTGTTTTAACACAAGATTCCTCTTCAATATTAGGATGAAACCTTGTAAGATAATATTTCACTAAATAGTAGAATAAATATGGCATCTCCAGCCCAGAATATCTGTAAGAACTTGTAAATTTAGGTATAGTTGAGCATATCCTGAGCAGTGAGCCAGACTCAGTGATTTTTAGTCCCCTCCTAAGCTATAAATTTACAAGAAGCAGACCCCCACCTTCTACTGAATAATTTACACATTTAGTTAAAATTAACTATACTATTCTGAATGTGCATCACTGCACTCAGCTTCTGAGGAATTTAGCCTTCAGTCTCTAAGAATGTAAGCAGGAACAAGTTGAAAATTTTAGAATTTGTAACTTGTCAAAATTTGGGCAGATTTTCATAAGATAGCATACCCTTGTCACCAAGGCCCATCTCCCTGGTACATTTTTAACAATAGTCTCAAAACATGGGCATAttcaattataaaaatatatttaacatgGGCAAAAGCCTTTTTTCATCAGATCTCTTTGCAACTGGTTAAGCTGATTTTGCtgtaacattaaaaataaaatttaaaaaaaatccagacttTTGCTGATTCATATAGTGAAACATTGTGGCCCAAGTGGTTGCAGATGGAAGAGTCTCAAGCATGCCTGCCACAGGTACTTACTTGAAAGAAGATTTGAAGCTTCACTGTCTCATTATCATTAGTAAAGCACTTTGAGATCCTGACATGATGTGTATTACATCTTTTAAAGCTTTGTGGAGTTGTTAACGGCAATGCAGATTTAAAGCAGCTTCTTGgataattaaggaaaaaaaataattaaactcatgggtttttttaaaaataagcccTATGCATGATTTTGAATTATGCAGGGTGCAAGTGTTTTGTTCTCACATTCTAGTTTAACAGAGCAGACCAGTTTGAAATGTGTTTGAATTTAATTGGGCTGTATTAATCTCTTTACTGTCATAGTTTAACAGGCTGAGCATTGAAGTAAAGACTGCATTTCAAGCAGAGAGCTGCTGATGGAGTTGTTCTGGCTGGAGAGGGGGAAGATGAGACCAGAACTGAGCTCTGGGATCCATCTCGTATTTCACACTGCTGAGATCTGAAAAATGGCATCTGGGTTCCTGGCTTTGTAGAGAAGGGAGATTCACAAACCTAGGAAAGGATGACAGCGCTCCAGTGAGACAAACCCTCTTATGTTCTTCTTCTGCCcagcagagagaaagaaagattcTTCTTGTCACAGATATGAGCATCTGAGGTTATGCTCCAGCTTTGAATCTCTGAGTCTTTTCCCACTGTCCCTACTGTGAGCCTAGAAAAACCAGGTTTCCTAGGCTGTTATCTGTTTTTTGAGCCCTTCTTCCCCCCATTCATTTTAGTGAATGCTGTACAGCTGATCCTGACTCAGTCAGATCTCTTCCCTGTGCTGTACCTTCTCAGCAGTAGACAAGCTAGGACATTAattgaaaattattataaatataataaagaaATGTTAATTGTCACTTGAATTTGAAGATGAGCTTAAGGACTTTTTTCATGCAAAATGTAGAAATATTTGACTGCTTAGGTTTAACTGAtgttaataggaaaaaaataaaaataaacaaaatgaaGTAAGTGAATATTCGCCAAAAGCATGTCAAATGTTGAACTTCCCTGCCAAAACCAGAATGTGCAGTGTGATGTTTAGTTACATAAATTAGCTAAAGAGGCAGAAGTGGTACCATCTGATTTAGATAAATCATCAACACCCTGCACATTTTTTGCAACTATTAGAGAAaagattttatatataaaaatgtctGTGTACATGAAGTGAACATAtaaagatagatagatagatacagAAACAAAGAGACATGTGTTTCAATACTTGAACTGTGTTGGTGGGTACTATAAATCATCCAAGTACAGAAAAGAAACATGGTTCATGGTGATGTTTGTAGTTTCTTCCATATGGGAAATGCTTTTTCAAAACCATGAGATAATATAGTTCCTGCTGTGAAAAAAGACACACATAAatgctggtgagagagagataTCGCATACAAACAATATGATCAGGGATAGGAAAGGCACATACTGCATCTTTCTGGATTTAAGGGGTTTTTTAAACCTATTTCATGCCTTCCTCCACACTTCAGGTTCCTCattcccactgcacagcagttCCCATCACTTCTTATGTAATTAATCAATCATAAAACgtatttcaaacagaaaaaaaaaaaagtccaaagGAAATTTCTGCAatatcagagaagaaaaaagtcaAGAATGTTATGATATACTCAAAGCTTTAAGTACTacttctgcagcttttccagacCAGCGAGTAAAGACCAGCTGGAGAAAACCTGAATTCTATGGGAATTCACACATTTCTGCCACTTAGTGCCATGAGTTTTCATAATGTTTGGCTCCCTGACATGGCAGAAGTTGAGTCTCTGCCACGTTCAGGAAAACCTTACAAGTTCAGATGGAGTGCAGGCAGAAGGCTGTTCTTGACTAAAGGACAGAAAAGAATAAACATTTATAGATACAAAAAACTGATCTCCTGACGAGCTAAAAGATGTGGAGAGATCTTAGCAATTTCTAGATGTTACAGAAGAATCTAAAATCCCCTCCACGGTCCTCTCTAACACAGGAAAGTATGAGACCATGCTAATGTCCACACTCACCAGTGCTCTGACTTGCTCAGATAGGAGATTGCCAAGGCAGAAGAGAAAAGCATGTCTCTGCTATGTTTGAGTAAGAACCTGGATATTGAGGGAATGGAGTCCCTCCTCTTTGGATTAGTTGTATTGCTTTTTGTCCATTGTGGGCTTCCAGGTAAAACAATGTGAAGCAAAGCTTCCTAGACAAATCTCTTTTCAATGCTTTCAGCAAATAGGGTATTCTAGACTTTCCTAGGTGGATTTACTGTGAATTTTACTTCCCTACAGTGTTATTTATTGATAAAAATGAACAGAAGAGCTGCTACTAATGTTCTTCTGATGTCTTtagctttattaaaaaaaattctcaataCTTTTGGTTATGTGATTTTCCTATGTGGGATTCAAGTTCTTCCATGCCTAAAATTCACCACCATGGCTTTTCCCCCCAATGATAACAATTTGTTTTAAGTCactcaaaatttaaaaagcattggAGCTGGCACAAACTTCACGTTTGCAAAGGCAACTGAAATCCCTTTGCACAAAGAGAGGAATTAAGTGAAGCTCAACAAGGCCAGTACACACTGCCTCTGAATGATTCCTATTAAGTTGTCTTTGTTCTTTTAGCTTGCATGATCCTTGTAGGTGTAGAAGTATACATTGTGCTTGATACTGTTTAGGTCATGGCTCTGAAACTGCCAGTATACATTACTTGCATTTTTCAGTCTGACATATTCAATTTCTGTGAAACACGTTAACATGGATCAATGGAAACCTCTGTGGGCTGGGATCCCCACAGGGAAATTCTCCCTGTAGAGAAAGCACTCACACTTGTATAAACCTGGCAGATGTGGCATCATCTCCTACACTGTGTTCCCTTCCTTAAAGGGTATGCAGGAGGGACTCAGCCACAGCAAGGCTCCTCACACTTGATTCTCAAAGGATAAAATTTCCTGCAATCTCTGAGATGGAGGTGGAAGGAAGAGATGTCATTCAGCAGACTTAATGTGTTTTGGTGCTGCATGGCTAAAGTATCATTATTCTAATTGCTCCCTTTTTCTGCTGAATCCATATGGAACACAGCACACACCATAGAGATTTAGGGGTTTTTAAAGCACATTTCCACAAAGACAGCCTAGGAATCACAGAGGGGTGCCATGAAACAGTATCTGAGAGCATTTAATGTAGAACACAGTAAAAAAAGGAGCAAGCATCACTTGACCTGCTGTTTATTGGTCACAATAACAGGATGCAcaataacttttttcttctgGTAGGTGAAGTAaggtaaataaaattaatggcATGCCTTGACTTGCTCCTGCTGAAAGCTGGCATGAGTCTGTACAGCCTGTAAATGTCCAAATTTGCTAGTCAAGCTAGCCACCAATTTAATAC
It includes:
- the LOC131084312 gene encoding inositol 1,4,5-trisphosphate receptor-interacting protein-like 1, which translates into the protein MLAAQLLFLLAQALLQYPQQAGDGLDEAALERMQQRAEYLEQQMTRFTLELEHTKLEQSRGAWGAPLLWHFSALTGILLLLLALYFGHKKIRRDPDNSGHKERSSNSLGREAKEGYDDAKEDVNNDEEVEDVNAAGNGEAKSDANEDDDRHSIKRNLESLSELYIELPVLDLEKGCSVITDLMDKLIRIIGQGLSNSFYPVPQQAIRVGSGFEGWSSCTQDVVYCMLVPLSPPPGHAFHLELDTAGMLQRKFCVRVEQLCTCTRERLGEDMLCFLHHPEEELRRKQDPSLLHTLCTGSYLDVKKTVHWFCRFMRTAWLLLPRSPHWHLVFQPSSRSCKFLLKKDTEIFAAEVIFGVQQADSDIFVSSQPAEVGIPSTTWLETHAVAEAKFFQHISRQALQLALQVPAVPPAAS